A single genomic interval of Pyruvatibacter sp. HU-CL02332 harbors:
- a CDS encoding DUF1513 domain-containing protein, translating to METSRRTLLAGLGGLALTGLGGDGGVAASQPAGPAYLSAGRAQDSTYYLAMLSTSADSISRFVLPARGHGVAVSLDKKTAVMFARRPGTFASVLDTRHARHTITIDAPKGRHFYGHGAFSVDGRLLYATENDFDGERGVIGVYDAHDGYARIGEMPSYGIGPHDMLLDTTGDILVVANGGIATHPDAPRVKLNLDTMRPSLAFIQRRNGALLAEQRLPPDLHHLSIRHLARGANGQVAMGLQSQSTPDTTHPLVGVSAGPLSHIRLLDMPHDALNRMRGYCGSVAFDSSETVLAATSPRGGLAVFWNVVSGNYLGQVSLADCCGVAPMIERGAFVLTSGTGAVAKVETGTNGVSHQEMQAPSAGTHWDNHLSAVL from the coding sequence ATGGAGACTAGCCGCCGCACTCTTCTGGCAGGCTTGGGTGGTCTGGCTCTCACAGGGCTGGGCGGCGATGGCGGTGTTGCGGCTTCGCAACCTGCGGGACCGGCGTATCTGAGTGCCGGCAGGGCCCAGGACAGCACATATTATCTGGCGATGCTCAGTACATCGGCAGATAGCATCAGCCGGTTTGTGTTACCTGCCCGCGGGCATGGAGTAGCTGTTTCCCTCGACAAAAAGACTGCCGTCATGTTTGCCCGCCGGCCAGGCACGTTTGCAAGCGTTCTTGATACCCGGCACGCACGGCACACGATCACAATTGATGCCCCAAAAGGCAGGCACTTTTACGGCCATGGTGCCTTCAGCGTTGATGGTCGCTTGCTGTATGCCACCGAAAACGACTTTGACGGGGAGCGCGGTGTTATCGGTGTGTATGACGCCCATGATGGATATGCCCGTATCGGCGAGATGCCCAGCTACGGCATTGGCCCACATGACATGCTGCTCGACACCACTGGCGACATTCTTGTTGTCGCCAACGGGGGTATTGCTACCCACCCGGATGCGCCGCGGGTGAAACTGAACCTCGATACGATGCGCCCGTCCCTTGCGTTCATTCAGCGGCGTAACGGGGCGTTGCTGGCGGAGCAGCGCCTGCCGCCAGACCTGCATCACTTGAGCATTAGACATCTGGCACGTGGGGCGAACGGGCAGGTCGCCATGGGGCTGCAGTCTCAGTCCACGCCCGACACCACACATCCGCTTGTGGGTGTGTCAGCGGGTCCCCTGTCGCACATCCGATTGCTGGACATGCCTCATGATGCCCTAAACCGCATGCGCGGGTATTGTGGCAGCGTTGCCTTTGACAGCAGTGAGACAGTGCTTGCAGCAACCTCTCCGCGTGGCGGCCTTGCTGTTTTCTGGAATGTTGTGTCGGGGAACTATCTGGGACAGGTGTCGCTGGCGGATTGCTGTGGCGTTGCGCCGATGATTGAACGCGGCGCTTTTGTTCTCACATCCGGCACTGGGG